From Micrococcus porci, one genomic window encodes:
- a CDS encoding TIGR03085 family metal-binding protein: protein MTTFAAAERARLADLLLEKGPHAPTLCEGWSTRDLAAHLWLRENRPDAMASMFVKPLAGHLDRLTAHTKRREYVDVVGEWSQGPASLNPMRVADRHVNAAEHFIHLEDVRRGEAVAGGVTPAPRDFTPSEEDALYRSLRRMAPLLLRKSAAPVVLQAPGRAPITVAREAVAVKAPVTVSGPVGELLFWASGRDAVHVDLDGDHAAVVRGGI from the coding sequence ATGACCACCTTCGCCGCAGCCGAACGCGCCCGCCTCGCTGACCTCCTGCTCGAGAAGGGCCCCCACGCCCCGACCCTCTGCGAGGGCTGGAGCACCCGGGACCTCGCCGCCCACCTGTGGCTTCGTGAGAACCGCCCGGACGCCATGGCCTCCATGTTCGTCAAGCCGCTCGCCGGCCACCTCGACCGCCTGACCGCCCACACCAAGCGCCGCGAGTACGTCGACGTTGTCGGCGAGTGGTCCCAGGGCCCCGCCTCGCTGAATCCGATGCGTGTGGCGGACAGGCACGTCAACGCCGCCGAGCACTTCATCCACCTCGAGGACGTCCGCCGCGGCGAGGCCGTGGCCGGCGGCGTGACGCCCGCGCCCCGCGACTTCACGCCCTCCGAGGAGGACGCCCTCTACCGCTCGCTGCGCCGCATGGCCCCGCTGCTGCTGCGCAAGTCCGCCGCTCCGGTCGTCCTCCAGGCTCCCGGCCGCGCCCCCATCACGGTGGCCCGCGAGGCCGTTGCCGTGAAGGCCCCCGTGACCGTCAGCGGCCCCGTCGGCGAGCTCCTGTTCTGGGCCTCGGGCCGCGACGCCGTCCACGTGGACCTCGACGGCGACCACGCCGCCGTCGTCCGCGGCGGGATCTGA
- a CDS encoding FAD-dependent oxidoreductase: MTPTPSSSRPDRPLRIAIIGAGPAGVYTADILTKEERDFRVSIDLFDRYPAPFGLIRYGVAPDHPRIKGIVNALHKVMDRGDIRFLGNVDYGTDLSLADLRRHYDAIVFSTGAVRDAALDVPGVELAGSFGGADFAAWYDGHPDVPRHWPLEATQVAVIGNGNVALDVARILSKHAEDLLPTEIPDNVYRDLAASPVTDVHVFGRRGPAQVKFTPLELRELAHSRDVDIVLYEEDFDFDEASEQAIEENNQVRTMVGTLTNWLMEQEDRQQSASRRLHLHFLQAPEQFLDEDGDGRVDGLRMRRMELDGSGGVRPTGETVDYPVQAVYRAVGYFGSPVEGVEFDEVRGVIPNAEGRVLDADGAPVPGLYASGWIKRGPVGLIGHTKGDSLETITHLIEDEPGLWRAQEPSEESVIELLESREVPYTTWAGWHALDDHEKSLGAQATEAGPVARERVKVVDREEMTRISRKSILLGAGG; this comes from the coding sequence ATGACCCCGACCCCCTCGTCCTCGAGGCCCGACCGCCCGTTGCGCATCGCCATCATCGGTGCCGGGCCCGCCGGGGTGTACACGGCGGACATCCTGACCAAGGAGGAGCGGGACTTCCGGGTCAGCATCGACCTGTTCGACCGGTACCCGGCCCCGTTCGGCCTGATCCGTTACGGGGTGGCCCCGGACCATCCGCGTATCAAGGGCATCGTGAACGCGCTGCACAAGGTCATGGACCGCGGGGACATCCGTTTCCTGGGGAATGTGGACTACGGCACGGATCTGAGCCTGGCGGATCTGCGTCGGCACTATGACGCGATCGTGTTCTCCACCGGGGCGGTGCGGGACGCGGCCCTGGACGTGCCGGGGGTGGAATTGGCCGGCTCGTTCGGTGGCGCGGACTTCGCCGCCTGGTATGACGGGCACCCGGATGTGCCGCGGCACTGGCCGTTGGAGGCCACCCAGGTGGCGGTGATCGGCAACGGGAACGTGGCCCTGGATGTGGCCCGGATCCTGTCCAAGCATGCCGAGGACCTGCTGCCCACCGAGATCCCGGACAACGTGTACCGGGACCTGGCCGCCTCCCCGGTCACAGACGTGCACGTGTTCGGTCGGCGCGGGCCGGCGCAGGTGAAGTTCACCCCGTTGGAGCTGCGGGAGCTGGCGCATTCCCGGGATGTGGACATCGTGCTGTACGAGGAGGACTTCGACTTCGATGAGGCCTCGGAGCAGGCCATCGAGGAGAACAACCAGGTCCGCACCATGGTGGGGACGCTGACGAACTGGCTCATGGAGCAGGAGGACCGTCAGCAGAGCGCCTCGCGTCGGCTGCACCTGCATTTCCTGCAGGCCCCGGAGCAGTTCCTGGACGAGGACGGGGACGGCCGGGTGGATGGTCTGCGGATGCGCCGGATGGAGTTGGACGGTTCCGGTGGGGTCCGTCCGACGGGGGAGACCGTGGACTATCCGGTGCAGGCGGTGTACCGGGCGGTGGGGTACTTCGGGTCTCCGGTGGAGGGGGTGGAGTTCGATGAGGTGCGCGGGGTGATCCCGAACGCGGAGGGCCGGGTGCTCGACGCGGACGGTGCCCCGGTGCCGGGGCTGTATGCCTCGGGGTGGATCAAGCGGGGTCCGGTGGGGTTGATCGGGCACACCAAGGGTGACTCCTTGGAGACGATCACGCATCTGATCGAGGACGAGCCGGGGCTGTGGCGGGCTCAGGAGCCGTCGGAAGAGTCCGTGATCGAGCTGCTGGAGTCCCGTGAGGTCCCGTACACCACGTGGGCTGGTTGGCATGCTCTGGATGACCATGAGAAGTCCTTGGGCGCGCAGGCGACGGAGGCCGGGCCGGTGGCGCGGGAGCGGGTGAAGGTCGTGGACCGGGAGGAGATGACCCGCATCTCCCGGAAGAGCATCCTCCTCGGCGCCGGAGGCTGA
- the cobA gene encoding uroporphyrinogen-III C-methyltransferase: protein MTASDLYPTSLCLLGRPVLIVGGGRVAGRRVGALLDAGALVTVVAPEPGEEVERLAAAGLLTLHRRPYRPSDLDGVWFAQTATGDRAVDGAVASDAEARRVWCVDASDAESSAAWTPAVARAGDVTVAVNAGGDPRRARALKDAITLALSTGRLPLRRRRASSEPGRVALVGGGPGDSGLITVRGRQLLAEADVVVADRLGPRALLAELDPAVPVIEVGKAPGNHLATQDEINAVLVREARAGRLVVRLKGGDPYVLGRGGEEAAHCRAHGVDVEVVPGVTSAVSVPAAAGIPVTHRGVATGFTLVTGHEELAEVPTRADHTLVLLMGVRRLADTARRLTERGLDGATPVAIIERGWMPDQRVTVGTVETIAAQAAAVGVENPAVIVVGDVVRLSPYATGAPAAGVPAPISTLNPTSEGARA, encoded by the coding sequence ATGACCGCGTCCGATCTGTACCCCACCTCCCTGTGTCTGCTCGGCCGTCCCGTCCTGATCGTGGGCGGCGGGCGCGTGGCCGGCCGCCGCGTGGGCGCCCTCCTCGACGCCGGCGCGCTCGTCACCGTGGTGGCCCCGGAGCCGGGGGAGGAGGTGGAGCGGCTGGCGGCGGCCGGCCTGCTCACCCTGCACCGCCGCCCCTACCGCCCGTCCGACCTCGACGGGGTCTGGTTCGCCCAGACCGCCACCGGCGACCGGGCCGTGGACGGGGCCGTGGCCTCCGACGCCGAGGCCCGCCGCGTCTGGTGTGTCGACGCCTCCGACGCCGAGTCCTCCGCCGCCTGGACGCCCGCCGTCGCCCGGGCCGGGGACGTGACCGTGGCCGTCAACGCCGGGGGAGACCCTCGCCGCGCCCGCGCCCTGAAGGACGCGATCACCCTCGCCCTGTCCACGGGGCGGCTGCCGCTGCGCCGGCGGCGCGCGTCCTCCGAGCCCGGTCGCGTGGCCCTCGTCGGCGGCGGCCCCGGCGACTCCGGGCTCATCACCGTGCGCGGCCGACAGCTGCTCGCGGAGGCCGACGTGGTGGTCGCCGACCGGCTGGGCCCGCGCGCCCTCCTGGCCGAGCTGGACCCGGCGGTGCCCGTGATCGAGGTCGGCAAGGCCCCCGGGAACCACCTGGCCACGCAGGACGAGATCAACGCCGTCCTGGTCCGGGAGGCCCGGGCCGGCCGCCTCGTCGTCCGGCTCAAGGGCGGCGACCCGTACGTGCTCGGCCGCGGCGGCGAGGAGGCTGCGCACTGCCGCGCCCATGGCGTCGACGTCGAGGTGGTCCCCGGTGTCACGAGCGCCGTCTCGGTGCCCGCCGCCGCGGGGATCCCGGTCACCCATCGCGGTGTCGCCACCGGCTTCACGCTGGTGACCGGCCACGAAGAGCTGGCCGAAGTGCCCACCCGGGCCGACCACACGCTCGTCCTGCTGATGGGCGTGCGCCGGCTCGCGGACACCGCGCGCCGACTGACGGAGCGCGGCCTCGACGGCGCGACGCCCGTGGCGATCATCGAGCGTGGCTGGATGCCGGACCAGCGGGTCACCGTGGGCACGGTGGAGACCATCGCCGCGCAGGCGGCCGCCGTCGGTGTGGAGAACCCCGCCGTGATCGTCGTGGGCGACGTCGTGCGCCTGAGCCCCTACGCCACCGGCGCGCCTGCGGCCGGTGTCCCTGCCCCGATCTCGACCCTGAACCCGACCTCCGAAGGAGCACGAGCATGA
- a CDS encoding ABC transporter permease translates to MRTDTPTLDAPGRAPGAAADDELRELDSGLDALQAVDSTRRTGLAGWDWSRVLLPVAAVVLLVAIWQVAAWLAAARGEPITGPGDVLRAFGTLWAQGLVQQAVATSVGRAVVGFALAVVVGVGLGLLLGQVSVLRRAFGPLLTALMVLPNVAWVPLAVLWFGLSDATAYFVMLTGAVPAVVAGLTTGTDQVPPQLRRAARVLGASRLETALLVVLPAALPAFVSGLRQGWAFAWRGLMAAEIIAVGGPMGVGLGTLLHQGRAESDLAVVLCAVLAILAVGVLVELTAFGPVERRMLRRQGLLEGSTR, encoded by the coding sequence ATGCGCACTGACACCCCCACCCTCGACGCCCCCGGCCGCGCGCCGGGGGCCGCCGCCGACGACGAGCTGCGCGAGCTCGACAGCGGCCTCGACGCGCTCCAGGCCGTCGACTCGACCCGACGGACGGGTCTGGCCGGGTGGGACTGGAGCCGGGTCCTGCTCCCGGTGGCCGCCGTCGTCCTGCTCGTGGCGATCTGGCAGGTCGCCGCGTGGCTGGCCGCTGCGCGCGGCGAGCCGATCACCGGTCCCGGCGACGTCCTCAGGGCCTTCGGGACGCTGTGGGCCCAGGGCCTCGTCCAGCAGGCAGTGGCGACGTCGGTGGGCCGCGCCGTCGTGGGCTTCGCCCTCGCCGTGGTCGTCGGCGTCGGGCTGGGCCTGCTGCTCGGACAGGTCAGCGTCCTGCGACGGGCGTTCGGCCCGCTGCTCACGGCCCTGATGGTGCTGCCCAACGTGGCCTGGGTGCCGCTCGCGGTGCTGTGGTTCGGCCTCAGCGACGCCACCGCGTACTTCGTGATGCTCACCGGCGCCGTCCCCGCCGTGGTCGCCGGCCTCACCACCGGCACGGACCAGGTGCCGCCGCAGCTGCGTCGCGCGGCCCGCGTGCTGGGCGCCTCGCGCCTCGAGACCGCCCTGCTGGTGGTCCTCCCGGCCGCCCTGCCCGCCTTCGTCTCCGGCCTGCGCCAGGGCTGGGCCTTCGCGTGGCGAGGCCTCATGGCCGCCGAGATCATCGCCGTCGGCGGGCCCATGGGCGTCGGACTCGGGACCTTGCTCCACCAGGGACGGGCCGAGTCCGACCTCGCCGTCGTCCTCTGCGCCGTCCTGGCCATCCTGGCCGTCGGCGTCCTCGTCGAACTGACCGCATTCGGCCCCGTCGAGCGGCGCATGCTGCGCCGCCAGGGGCTGCTGGAAGGGAGCACGCGATGA
- a CDS encoding ABC transporter ATP-binding protein, with product MTVVMEDVGKSFGGPTPVLEDVSVRIEPGEFVCLLGASGCGKSTLLNLIARLEAPTAGVVKTPREGAAFMFQDAALFPWLTARGNIELALRFAGVPAAGRRERAGELLRLVHLGDAADLRPHQLSGGMRQRVALARALAQDRPLLLMDEPFAALDAITRDLLHVELERVWRQTGRTVVFVTHNVAEAVRLGQRVLLLSSRPGRVVAEWDVPAAAHHDAPAAAALTAAITARLGQEIRRHAH from the coding sequence ATGACCGTGGTGATGGAGGACGTGGGCAAGAGCTTCGGCGGGCCCACGCCCGTGCTGGAGGACGTCTCCGTGCGGATCGAGCCGGGCGAGTTCGTCTGCCTGCTCGGCGCCTCCGGATGCGGCAAGTCCACCCTGCTGAACCTCATCGCCCGGCTCGAGGCGCCCACCGCGGGCGTCGTCAAGACCCCCCGGGAGGGGGCCGCGTTCATGTTCCAGGACGCCGCCCTCTTCCCGTGGCTCACCGCCCGCGGCAACATCGAGCTCGCCCTCCGGTTCGCCGGCGTGCCCGCAGCGGGGCGTCGGGAGCGTGCCGGGGAGCTGCTGCGCCTCGTCCATCTGGGCGACGCCGCCGACCTGCGACCCCACCAGCTCTCCGGCGGCATGCGCCAGCGCGTCGCCCTGGCCCGGGCCCTCGCCCAGGACCGCCCCCTGCTGCTCATGGACGAGCCGTTCGCCGCGCTGGACGCGATCACCCGCGACCTGCTGCACGTCGAGCTCGAGCGCGTGTGGCGGCAGACCGGTCGGACAGTCGTGTTCGTCACCCACAACGTGGCCGAGGCCGTCCGCCTCGGCCAGCGGGTGCTGCTGCTGTCCTCACGGCCGGGTCGCGTCGTCGCCGAATGGGACGTGCCCGCAGCCGCCCACCACGACGCGCCCGCCGCGGCCGCCCTCACGGCCGCCATCACCGCCCGACTCGGTCAGGAGATCCGTCGCCATGCGCACTGA
- a CDS encoding sulfate adenylyltransferase subunit 1 — translation MSTALLDRHAPAGTLFRLATAGSVDDGKSTLVGRLLHDSKAVLADQLEAVARTSAERGFGGAEGGLDLALLTDGLRAEREQGITIDVAYRYFATDRRTFVLADCPGHVQYTRNTVTGASTADAVVLLVDARKGVVEQTRRHLSVVALLRVPQVIVAVNKIDLVDYSEEVFTAIAEDVRRVARELGLSDAVSVPVSALQGDNVVTRSERTDWYTGPTLMELLESLPGADAEDDAAASFRFPVQLVVRPQGALAPGLDPEVFRDYRGYAGQVVAGTVRPGDAVAVLTPGQPARTTTVVGVDAAGESLEEASSPQSVVLRLADEVDVARGDTIAAADTAPRPTAEVAAALCWLSAAPLRVGQQVLVKHGTAVVRALVQEVAGRLDLDTLRLDPAETLGLNDIGQVRLHLAAPLPVEPYAVHRRTGAFLVIDPQDGATLAAGMVRGGDEA, via the coding sequence ATGAGCACCGCACTGCTGGACCGGCACGCCCCCGCCGGGACCCTGTTCCGCCTGGCCACGGCCGGCTCGGTCGACGACGGCAAGTCCACCCTCGTGGGCCGCCTCCTGCACGACTCCAAGGCCGTCCTGGCCGACCAGCTCGAGGCCGTGGCCCGCACCTCCGCCGAGCGCGGCTTCGGCGGCGCCGAGGGCGGGCTGGACCTGGCGCTGCTGACCGACGGCCTGCGCGCCGAGCGGGAGCAGGGGATCACGATCGACGTCGCGTACCGGTACTTCGCCACGGACCGGCGCACCTTCGTGCTGGCCGACTGCCCGGGGCACGTGCAGTACACCCGGAACACCGTCACGGGCGCCTCGACGGCCGACGCCGTCGTGCTGCTCGTGGACGCCCGCAAGGGCGTGGTGGAGCAGACCCGGCGCCACCTCAGCGTGGTGGCCCTGCTGCGGGTGCCGCAGGTGATCGTCGCCGTCAACAAGATCGATCTCGTGGACTACTCGGAGGAGGTCTTCACCGCGATCGCCGAGGACGTCCGGCGCGTGGCCCGGGAGCTCGGCCTCTCCGACGCGGTGAGCGTCCCGGTGTCCGCCCTCCAGGGCGACAACGTGGTCACCCGTTCCGAGCGGACGGACTGGTACACCGGCCCCACGCTCATGGAGCTGCTCGAGTCCCTGCCCGGGGCGGACGCCGAGGACGACGCCGCGGCCTCCTTCCGCTTCCCGGTGCAGCTCGTGGTGCGCCCCCAGGGCGCCCTGGCCCCCGGCCTCGACCCCGAGGTGTTCCGCGACTACCGCGGCTACGCCGGGCAGGTCGTGGCGGGCACCGTCCGGCCCGGGGACGCCGTCGCCGTCCTCACCCCGGGGCAGCCGGCGCGCACCACCACCGTGGTGGGCGTGGACGCCGCCGGGGAGTCCCTCGAGGAGGCCTCCTCCCCGCAGTCGGTGGTCCTGCGCCTGGCCGACGAGGTGGACGTGGCCCGCGGGGACACGATCGCCGCCGCGGACACCGCCCCGCGCCCCACCGCGGAGGTGGCCGCCGCGCTGTGCTGGCTCTCCGCCGCGCCGCTGCGCGTCGGGCAGCAGGTCCTCGTCAAGCACGGCACCGCCGTCGTCCGGGCGCTCGTCCAGGAGGTGGCCGGCCGGCTCGACCTGGACACCCTGCGGCTCGACCCGGCCGAGACCCTCGGGCTCAACGACATCGGACAGGTGCGCCTGCACCTGGCCGCGCCGCTGCCCGTGGAGCCCTACGCCGTGCATCGGCGCACCGGGGCGTTCCTCGTGATCGACCCCCAGGACGGGGCCACGCTCGCCGCCGGCATGGTGCGCGGCGGCGACGAGGCCTGA
- the cysD gene encoding sulfate adenylyltransferase subunit CysD: protein MTLTHAPDPGTVSPAGPDVQDALEAEAIHIIREVVAEFERPAMLFSGGKDSVVMLHLAAKAFWPGRIPFPVVHVDTGHNFPEVLEFRDRTVERLGLRLVVGSVQEYIDRGELRERADGTRNTLQTTPLLDTIRTNRFDAVFGGGRRDEDKARAKERIISLRDAFGQWDPRNQRPELWNLYNGRHTPGQHVRAFPISNWTELDVWRYIAREGIELPSIYYAHEREVFRRDGMWRAVGEHSRPAEGEEVTTRTVRYRTVGDMSCTGAVLSEAATVEDVVLEVAASTLTERGATRADDRISEAAMEDRKKDGYF, encoded by the coding sequence ATGACCCTCACCCATGCCCCCGACCCGGGGACCGTGAGCCCCGCCGGGCCCGACGTCCAGGACGCCCTGGAGGCCGAGGCGATCCACATCATCCGCGAGGTGGTGGCCGAGTTCGAGCGCCCCGCCATGCTCTTCTCGGGCGGCAAGGACTCCGTGGTGATGCTCCACCTGGCCGCGAAGGCCTTCTGGCCGGGGAGGATCCCCTTCCCGGTGGTCCACGTGGACACCGGCCACAACTTCCCCGAGGTCCTCGAGTTCCGCGACCGCACGGTGGAGCGGCTCGGCCTGCGGCTCGTGGTGGGCTCCGTGCAGGAGTACATCGACCGCGGCGAGCTGCGTGAGCGCGCCGACGGCACCCGCAACACCCTGCAGACCACCCCCCTGCTGGACACGATCCGGACCAACCGGTTCGACGCCGTCTTCGGGGGAGGCCGCCGTGACGAGGACAAGGCGCGGGCCAAGGAGCGGATCATCAGCCTGCGGGACGCGTTCGGGCAGTGGGACCCGCGCAACCAGCGCCCCGAGCTGTGGAACCTCTACAACGGCCGTCACACCCCCGGCCAGCACGTCCGCGCGTTCCCCATCAGCAACTGGACCGAGCTGGACGTGTGGCGGTACATCGCCCGCGAGGGCATCGAGCTGCCCTCCATCTACTACGCGCACGAGCGGGAGGTCTTCCGCCGCGACGGCATGTGGCGCGCCGTGGGGGAGCACTCCCGGCCGGCCGAGGGCGAGGAGGTCACCACGCGGACGGTGCGCTACCGCACGGTGGGCGACATGTCCTGCACCGGCGCCGTCCTCTCGGAGGCCGCGACCGTCGAGGACGTCGTGCTCGAGGTCGCCGCCTCCACCCTGACCGAACGCGGGGCCACCCGCGCCGACGACCGCATCTCCGAGGCGGCCATGGAAGATCGCAAGAAGGACGGGTACTTCTGA
- a CDS encoding phosphoadenylyl-sulfate reductase — translation MSTVPPTRPTEDLERLQALAESGAAELGWDAPAEAVVDWAARHVDLRRAAVACSMADAVLPHLVAQRMPGVDVLFLETGYHFTETLATRDEVARRLDVTVVDVLPELTVAEQDERHGKDLFARDPGLCCAMRKVEPLNRALAGYDLWFTGVRRDEAPTRTNTPLVGWDEAHGMVKVNPVAPWSFDDLVGYATDHDVPVNLLLQNGYPSIGCRPCTRPVAPGEDPRAGRWAGTAKTECGIHV, via the coding sequence ATGAGCACCGTTCCCCCCACCCGTCCGACCGAGGACCTCGAGCGCCTGCAGGCGCTCGCGGAGTCCGGCGCCGCCGAGCTCGGCTGGGACGCACCCGCCGAGGCGGTGGTCGACTGGGCCGCCCGCCATGTGGACCTCCGCCGGGCCGCCGTGGCCTGCTCCATGGCCGACGCCGTCCTGCCGCACCTGGTGGCGCAGCGGATGCCCGGCGTGGACGTCCTCTTCCTGGAGACCGGCTACCACTTCACCGAGACCCTCGCGACGCGCGACGAGGTGGCCCGCCGCCTCGACGTCACCGTGGTGGACGTGCTGCCGGAGCTGACCGTGGCCGAGCAGGACGAGCGCCACGGCAAGGACCTGTTCGCCCGCGACCCGGGGCTGTGCTGCGCGATGCGCAAGGTCGAGCCCCTCAACCGGGCGCTGGCCGGATACGACCTGTGGTTCACCGGCGTCCGCCGGGACGAGGCTCCGACGCGCACGAACACCCCGCTGGTGGGCTGGGACGAGGCCCACGGCATGGTCAAGGTCAACCCCGTCGCCCCATGGAGCTTCGACGACCTGGTCGGCTACGCCACGGACCACGACGTGCCCGTGAACCTGCTCCTGCAGAACGGCTACCCCTCGATCGGCTGCCGCCCCTGCACCCGCCCCGTCGCCCCCGGGGAGGACCCGCGAGCCGGGCGCTGGGCCGGGACCGCGAAGACCGAGTGCGGCATCCACGTCTGA
- a CDS encoding nitrite/sulfite reductase, whose translation MTQVNETSRPARTPRRPSAKPHGQWKVDGTAPLNHNEEFKQQDDGLNVRERIEQVYAREGFDSIPSDDLHGRFRWWGLYTQRKQGIDGGKTATLEPHELEDRYFMLRVRIDGGDLTTEQLRVIGGISTDFGRDTADITDRQNVQLHWIRVEDVPEIWRRLESVGLSTTEACGDVPRVILGSPVAGIAADEIIDPTPVIREIADRWIGDLEVSNLPRKFKTAITGHPSQDVVHEINDVSLIGVVHPELGPGYDLWVGGGLSTKARLADRIGAFVSAERAPEVWHAVVSIFRDYGYRRLRNKARMKYLLEDWGPERFRTVLEEEYLGYALPDGPAPAPPTRPGDHVGVHEQKDGRFYIGAAPVVGRSSGTTLTALADLLEAHGSTRLRTTPHQKIVVLDVERDRVDAVVAGLKELGLDPEPSVFRRSTIACTGLEFCKLAIVDTKDTATAAIAQLEERLADLADRLPERLSLHVNGCPNSCARIQTADIGLKGQLLPDDDGGQTPGFQVHLGGGLASVDRAEAGLGRSVRGLKVRADGLVDYVERLVRRYDEQREPGETFARWAHRVDEEALR comes from the coding sequence ATGACCCAGGTGAACGAGACGTCGAGGCCGGCGCGCACCCCGCGCCGTCCCTCCGCCAAGCCGCACGGCCAGTGGAAGGTGGACGGGACCGCCCCCCTGAACCACAACGAGGAGTTCAAGCAGCAGGACGACGGCCTGAACGTCCGCGAGCGCATCGAGCAGGTCTACGCCCGGGAGGGCTTCGACTCGATCCCCTCGGACGACCTGCACGGCCGCTTCCGCTGGTGGGGCCTGTACACCCAGCGGAAGCAGGGGATCGACGGCGGCAAGACCGCCACCCTCGAGCCCCACGAGCTCGAGGACCGCTACTTCATGCTGCGCGTGCGCATCGACGGCGGCGACCTCACCACCGAGCAGCTGCGCGTGATCGGCGGGATCTCCACCGACTTCGGCCGTGACACCGCGGACATCACCGACCGGCAGAACGTCCAGCTGCACTGGATCCGAGTCGAGGACGTCCCCGAGATCTGGCGGCGCCTGGAGTCCGTGGGCCTGTCCACCACCGAGGCCTGCGGCGACGTGCCGCGCGTGATCCTCGGCTCACCGGTGGCCGGGATCGCCGCGGACGAGATCATCGACCCCACGCCCGTGATCCGGGAGATCGCGGACCGCTGGATCGGCGACCTCGAGGTCTCCAACCTGCCCCGCAAGTTCAAGACCGCCATCACCGGACACCCCTCCCAGGACGTGGTCCACGAGATCAACGACGTTTCCCTGATCGGTGTGGTCCACCCCGAGCTGGGCCCCGGCTACGACCTGTGGGTCGGCGGCGGCCTGTCCACGAAGGCCCGCCTGGCCGACCGGATCGGCGCCTTCGTCTCGGCCGAGCGCGCCCCCGAGGTGTGGCACGCCGTCGTGAGCATCTTCCGTGACTACGGCTACCGGCGCCTGCGCAACAAGGCCCGCATGAAGTACCTGCTCGAGGACTGGGGGCCGGAGAGGTTCCGCACCGTGCTGGAGGAGGAGTACCTCGGCTACGCCCTGCCCGACGGGCCCGCCCCGGCCCCGCCCACTCGTCCCGGCGACCACGTGGGGGTCCACGAGCAGAAGGACGGCCGCTTCTACATCGGCGCCGCCCCCGTCGTCGGACGCTCCAGCGGCACGACCCTCACCGCCCTCGCGGATCTGCTCGAGGCCCACGGCTCCACGCGGCTGCGCACCACCCCGCACCAGAAGATCGTGGTGCTGGACGTGGAGCGGGACCGGGTGGACGCCGTCGTGGCCGGCTTGAAGGAGCTGGGGCTGGACCCGGAGCCGTCCGTGTTCCGCCGCTCCACCATCGCCTGCACGGGCCTGGAGTTCTGCAAGCTCGCCATCGTGGACACGAAGGACACCGCCACCGCGGCGATCGCCCAGCTCGAGGAGCGCCTGGCCGACCTCGCCGATCGCCTCCCCGAGCGGCTGAGCCTGCATGTGAACGGCTGCCCCAACTCCTGCGCCCGCATCCAGACCGCGGACATCGGCCTGAAGGGGCAGCTGCTCCCGGACGACGACGGCGGCCAGACGCCCGGCTTCCAGGTGCACCTGGGCGGCGGGCTGGCCTCCGTGGACCGCGCCGAGGCCGGCCTCGGACGCAGCGTCCGCGGCCTGAAGGTCCGCGCGGACGGGCTGGTCGACTACGTCGAGCGCCTCGTCCGCCGGTACGACGAGCAGCGCGAGCCGGGCGAGACCTTCGCCCGGTGGGCGCACCGAGTCGACGAGGAGGCCCTCCGATGA
- a CDS encoding sirohydrochlorin chelatase, with protein MSAPVLHVIACAHGTHDAAGRVVIDGLRADLAALLDAEGPGAQVHEAYVDVQSPSLDEVVAALPPGEPAVIVPLLLSLGHHVHHDIHHAAAARPDTIAAAPLAGAEDDVEPRLVTVLAERVAQAVPAGEAATSDIILAAAGTRAADGQAQVHALAAALARATGLPVTAAFGAAATPRVPDAVARVRATGRRAVVAAHLLAPGYFHDRLGESGADAVTDPLLPHPLVARIALDRLRSALAEAPRGAAGGR; from the coding sequence ATGAGCGCGCCCGTGCTGCACGTGATCGCCTGCGCCCACGGCACGCATGATGCGGCCGGCCGCGTCGTGATCGACGGCCTCCGTGCCGACCTGGCGGCCCTCCTGGACGCCGAGGGGCCGGGCGCCCAGGTCCACGAGGCCTACGTGGACGTGCAGAGCCCCTCCCTCGACGAGGTCGTGGCGGCCCTGCCCCCGGGGGAGCCGGCCGTGATCGTGCCGCTGCTGCTGTCCCTGGGCCACCACGTCCACCACGACATCCACCACGCCGCGGCCGCCCGACCCGACACGATCGCCGCCGCACCGCTGGCCGGGGCGGAGGACGACGTCGAGCCGCGCCTGGTGACCGTTCTGGCCGAACGGGTGGCCCAGGCGGTGCCGGCCGGTGAGGCCGCGACATCGGACATCATCCTGGCGGCGGCCGGCACCCGCGCCGCGGACGGTCAGGCCCAGGTGCACGCCCTGGCCGCGGCCCTGGCCCGGGCCACGGGACTGCCCGTGACCGCGGCGTTCGGGGCGGCGGCCACCCCCCGGGTGCCCGACGCCGTCGCCCGGGTGCGCGCCACCGGCCGTCGCGCCGTGGTGGCCGCCCACCTCCTGGCCCCCGGGTACTTCCACGACCGACTCGGCGAGAGCGGCGCGGACGCGGTCACCGACCCCCTGCTGCCGCATCCGCTGGTGGCGCGGATCGCCCTGGACCGGCTGCGGTCCGCCCTCGCCGAGGCCCCGAGGGGAGCCGCCGGAGGCCGCTGA